A stretch of Castanea sativa cultivar Marrone di Chiusa Pesio chromosome 2, ASM4071231v1 DNA encodes these proteins:
- the LOC142625811 gene encoding phosphate transporter PHO1, translating to MVKFSKELEAQLIPEWKDAFVNYRLLKKHVKKVKVSRIISKPSQHTDGDFGVSIFDSIRFFAKKIYDKFRNSENKTDIIQVKCESIDDGGDELYVTDLSQLFNEEDEVKFFFEKLDNELNKVNQFYKEEEDEFHKKREDLNKQLQIILDLNQIFNKRRRKISMPSLNGGNSPRSWSSPDRSSSFSESSIELAESPQMSEAEEVRAALERNGVYFMDSGTRTKTKNGKPKMAMKIDSSANAPRSVTSILYEDLMNNLKKESSGEFVINPKKVQCLEKKIRGAFMELYKGLGLLKTYSSLNMTAFVKIMKKFDKVSNQNTSENYLKAVKGSHFISSDKVVRMMDEVESIFTKHFANNDRKKAMKFLRPQQRKASHMVTFLVGLFTGCFVSLFTVYALLAHLTGVFYGDRRKDYMNTVYPIFSMFALLSLHLFMHGCNLFMWKSKRINYNFIFGSSPNTALTYRDAFLMCTTFMTIVVGALVIHLLLGASGYPQGPVDAIPGLLLLLAFTMLLWPFNIFYRPTRYRFIRIIRNIVCCPFFKVSMVDFYMADQLTSQIALLRHLETIACNLLARSFITHQYRTCSNGKLFLELSYVISFFPYYWRAMQCARRWYEDSKGEHLGNMGKYVSAMVAAGARLTYEQHKYDPKNCHVWLAVVLVTSGVATVYQLYWDFYRDWGLLRPSKNLCLRDNLILKNKSIYYMSMALNAVLRLAWLETIMKINRDPEKKLLDFLLASLEVIRRGHWNFYRLENEQVNNVGHYRAVNEVPLPVSEMDSDG from the exons ATGGTGAAGTTCTCTAAGGAGCTTGAAGCTCAACTCATCCCAGAATGGAAGGATGCGTTTGTAAACTATCGACTTTTAAAGAAACATGTAAAGAAGGTGAAAGTTTCTAGAATTATATCCAAACCATCCCAACACACAGATGGCGACTTTGGCGTCTCCATTTTCGATTCTATTCGTTTCTTCGCCAAGAAAATCTATGACAAGTTCCGAAATTCAGAGAACAAAACCGATATAATTCAG gtcaAATGCGAAAGCATTGACGATGGTGGGGATGAGCTTTATGTAACTGATCTTTCTCAGTTATTTAATGAAGAAGACGAG GTgaaattcttttttgaaaaattggatAACGAGCTTAATAAGGTCAACCAATTTTACAAGGAAGAAGAGGATGAGTTTCATAAGAAACGAGAAGATCTCAACAAGCAACTGCAGATTATACTCGACCTTAATCAAATTTTCAACAAGCGTCGCCGGAAAATCTCTATGCCAAGTTTGAATGGAGGAAATTCTCCTCGTTCTTGGTCCTCTCCTGACCGCAGTTCTAGTTTCTCTG AAAGCTCGATTGAATTAGCTGAAAGCCCTCAAATGTCGGAAGCAGAGGAAGTACGAGCTGCATTAGAAAGAAATGGGGTATATTTTATGGACTCCGGGACAAGGACTAAGACAAAGAATGGGAAACCTAAGATGGCCATGAAGATTGACAGTTCGGCCAACGCACCACGTTCCGTTACTTCAATTCTGTATGAAGATTTGATGAATAACCTCAAAAAGGAAAGCTCTGGTGAATTCGTCATCAATCCAAAGAAGGTCCAATGCTTAGAGAAGAAGATTAGAGGAGCATTTATGGAGCTCTATAAAGGGCTTGGTCTACTCAAAACttacag CTCCCTGAACATGACGGCATTTGTcaaaataatgaagaaatttGACAAG GTATCCAACCAGAATACCTCGGAAAATTATCTAAAAGCAGTGAAGGGATCTCACTTTATTAGCTCTGACAAG GTGGTTCGAATGATGGATGAAGTGGAGTCCATATTCACAAAGCACTTTGCCAACAATGATAGAAAAAAGGCAATGAAGTTCTTAAGGCCCCAGCAGCGAAAAGCTTCTCACATGGTGACCTTCCTTGTTG GATTGTTTACGGGTTGTTTTGTGTCACTGTTTACTGTGTATGCTCTCTTGGCACACTTGACGGGTGTATTCTATGGCGATAGAAGAAAAGATTATATGAACACAGTATACCCAATTTTCAG CATGTTTGCGTTGCTAAGCTTGCACTTGTTCATGCATGGGTGCAATTTGTTCATGTGGAAGAGTAAACGAATCAATTACAATTTCATCTTTGGATCCTCACCAAACACAGCCCTCACGTACCGAGATGCATTCCTCATGTGCACCACCTTCATGACAATTGTGGTTGGAGCATTGGTCATCCACCTTTTGTTAGGAGCCAGTGGATACCCGCAAGGCCCAGTGGATGCCATTCCTGGACTTCTTCTTCTG ttGGCCTTCACTATGCTCCTATGGCCATTTAATATCTTCTATCGCCCAACACGCTACCGCTTCATTCGTATAATTCGTAATATAGTATGCTGTCCATTTTTTAAG GTTTCTATGGTGGACTTTTACATGGCTGACCAACTTACTAGCCAG ATTGCATTGCTGAGGCACTTGGAAACCATAGCTTGCAACCTTCTGGCAAGAAGTTTCATAACACACCAGTACAGAACCTGCTCTAATGGAAAGCTATTTCTGGAGCTATCTTATGTAATTTCGTTTTTCCCATATTATTGGCGAGCAATGCAG TGTGCAAGAAGATGGTACGAAGATTCTAAAGGGGAACATTTGGGTAACATGGGGAAGTATGTTTCGGCCATGGTGGCAGCTGGCGCGAGGTTGACATACGAGCAGCATAAATATGACCCAAAAAACTGCCATGTATGGCTTGCTGTGGTCTTGGTGACCTCTGGGGTGGCTACAGTATATCAGTTGTACTGGGATTTTTATAGGGACTGGGGTCTTCTCAGACCCTCCAAAAATTTATGCCTTAGAGATAATTTAATTCTGAAGAATAAAAGCATCTATTACATGTCCATG GCCTTGAATGCTGTTCTAAGACTTGCATGGCTGGAGACCATAATGAAAATCAATAGAGATCCTGAGAAAAAGTTACTAGATTTCCTCTTGGCTTCATTAGAAGTTATTCGTCGTGGGCATTGGAACTTTTACAG GTTGGAGAATGAGCAAGTAAACAACGTCGGCCACTACAGGGCAGTAAATGAAGTTCCTTTACCAGTCAGCGAGATGGATTCTGATGGCTGA